In the genome of Variibacter gotjawalensis, one region contains:
- a CDS encoding class I SAM-dependent methyltransferase — protein MNPPTIKFDDGADYERMMGKWSGLAGRAFIDWLSPSPNLRWVDIGCGNGAFTQLLVEHCAPLAVEGVDPSEGQLAFARERLARPLATFRQGDAMALPFADGAFDAAVMALVVFFVPDPARGVAEMARVLRPGGLAAAYSWDVVSGGAPSEVIMTEMKGMGLTPLRAPKAEVSTPEGLYELWARAGFTDIEPRVLRARRMFDDFEDYWSTTIAAPNLAPTLKAMATADVTQLKSRVREQVPIEASGRVSIEAHANAIAGRRPG, from the coding sequence ATGAACCCTCCGACAATCAAGTTCGATGACGGCGCCGACTATGAACGGATGATGGGCAAGTGGAGTGGGCTGGCCGGACGCGCATTTATCGACTGGCTTTCACCCTCGCCCAATTTGCGATGGGTCGACATCGGTTGCGGCAATGGCGCGTTTACACAGTTGCTGGTCGAGCACTGCGCCCCGTTGGCCGTCGAAGGCGTGGATCCCTCGGAAGGTCAACTGGCCTTTGCGCGAGAGCGTTTGGCGAGACCTCTTGCGACGTTTCGGCAAGGCGATGCAATGGCATTGCCATTTGCTGACGGCGCCTTCGATGCGGCCGTCATGGCGCTCGTTGTGTTTTTCGTTCCGGACCCTGCTAGGGGGGTTGCTGAAATGGCCCGCGTCTTACGGCCGGGAGGTCTCGCGGCCGCTTATAGTTGGGACGTCGTCAGCGGCGGCGCCCCATCGGAGGTCATCATGACTGAAATGAAAGGCATGGGGCTCACGCCACTGCGGGCTCCGAAAGCAGAAGTCTCGACGCCGGAAGGACTGTATGAGCTGTGGGCACGGGCGGGTTTCACCGATATCGAACCGCGCGTCCTTCGCGCGCGGCGGATGTTCGACGATTTCGAGGACTATTGGTCCACCACGATCGCGGCGCCCAATCTGGCTCCGACGCTTAAAGCGATGGCGACAGCCGACGTGACGCAGCTCAAGTCTCGGGTTCGTGAGCAAGTCCCTATCGAGGCGAGTGGGCGCGTCTCGATCGAGGCGCACGCCAATGCGATCGCCGGCCGTCGGCCTGGATAG
- a CDS encoding FAD-dependent monooxygenase produces the protein MMQNADVVIAGAGPTGLMLAGELALAGIDVAIVERRETQGVAGSRAGGLHSRSIEVLDQRGIADRFLSAGTIGQVAGFAWIHLDISDFPTRHPYGLALWQNEIERILAEWVSELGVPVYRGREVAGFAESADGVDIALSDGGSVAARYLVGCDGGRSIVRKTAGIAFAGSDPTISHLIAEVELGEEPAWGLRHDAMGIHGLSKIGDGDIVRVMVTEQQLGNTRDPDLADLSAALTAVYGTDYGIHSPRSISRFTDMTRQAEAYRKGRVLLAGDAAHVHYPAGGQGLNTGLQDAVNLGWKLAQVVEGISPDTLLDSYHAERHPVAARVLHNTMAQVALLRRSEDRLNALRQIVGDLLDMDEPRKRVAAMTTGLDVHYDLGDGHPLLGRRMPDLALKTDDGRVQLSSLLHSAKPLLLNLGDRSAYDVGKWSDRVSLVDAAYDGVWELPVIGEVPAPAAVLIRPDGHVAWVAGANATELSEALQAWFGAA, from the coding sequence ATGATGCAGAATGCGGATGTCGTGATCGCGGGCGCCGGCCCGACTGGCTTGATGCTTGCCGGTGAATTGGCTCTCGCCGGAATTGATGTCGCGATCGTCGAGAGGCGTGAGACGCAAGGCGTGGCCGGCTCGCGCGCCGGCGGACTCCATTCGCGGAGCATCGAAGTTCTCGATCAGCGCGGCATCGCGGATCGCTTTCTGTCGGCGGGCACGATCGGACAGGTCGCCGGCTTCGCCTGGATCCATCTCGACATCTCCGACTTCCCGACGCGGCACCCTTACGGTCTTGCACTATGGCAGAACGAAATCGAACGCATTCTCGCCGAATGGGTGAGCGAGCTCGGCGTTCCGGTCTATCGCGGACGCGAGGTCGCGGGCTTTGCTGAGAGCGCTGACGGCGTCGACATCGCACTTTCAGACGGCGGCTCAGTGGCGGCGCGTTATCTCGTTGGCTGCGATGGCGGACGCAGCATCGTGCGCAAGACGGCTGGCATTGCCTTCGCGGGCTCCGACCCGACGATTAGTCACCTGATTGCGGAAGTCGAATTGGGCGAAGAGCCCGCATGGGGTCTGCGCCACGATGCGATGGGCATCCACGGCCTCAGCAAGATCGGCGATGGCGACATCGTGCGCGTCATGGTCACCGAGCAGCAACTCGGCAATACACGCGATCCGGATTTGGCCGATCTCAGCGCCGCGCTGACGGCGGTCTATGGCACGGATTACGGCATTCACAGCCCGCGCTCGATCTCGCGCTTCACTGACATGACGCGGCAAGCCGAGGCTTATCGCAAAGGCCGTGTGCTGCTCGCAGGCGATGCTGCGCACGTTCACTATCCGGCCGGCGGGCAGGGGTTGAACACGGGGCTGCAGGACGCGGTCAATCTCGGATGGAAGCTTGCGCAAGTGGTGGAAGGCATATCGCCCGATACGCTCCTCGATAGTTACCACGCGGAGCGTCATCCAGTCGCGGCGCGCGTGCTGCACAACACGATGGCGCAGGTCGCGTTGCTCCGCCGCTCCGAGGATCGGCTCAACGCGTTGCGGCAGATCGTCGGCGATTTGCTCGACATGGACGAGCCGCGCAAACGCGTCGCCGCGATGACGACAGGCCTCGACGTTCACTACGACCTCGGAGACGGACATCCGCTGCTCGGCCGCCGGATGCCGGACCTCGCGCTCAAGACCGACGACGGCCGCGTGCAACTCTCCTCGCTGCTGCATTCTGCCAAGCCGTTGCTGCTCAATCTCGGCGACCGCAGTGCCTACGACGTCGGAAAATGGTCGGATCGCGTCAGCCTTGTTGACGCGGCATATGATGGCGTGTGGGAGCTTCCGGTAATCGGGGAGGTGCCCGCGCCGGCCGCGGTCCTCATTCGGCCGGACGGCCACGTCGCTTGGGTCGCGGGCGCCAACGCCACAGAGCTCTCCGAAGCACTGCAGGCGTGGTTCGGCGCGGCTTAG
- a CDS encoding Ig-like domain-containing protein translates to MLDRVVNVFAVDSNGRALVGADIQFFINGQAAGGVTGSDGRAHIQLDNRTDVVSVTVTYAGESQSEKLGQNQDTFEFRFAHVALEAPSFMEKHLALFIGLALVVLSVVLAFFFKDPSALQTRIILAVLALGGGAVATEITGMLKVDLNLGQKLVVAATGALAIFVILYLVVPA, encoded by the coding sequence ATGCTCGACCGCGTGGTGAACGTCTTCGCGGTCGACAGCAATGGGCGGGCGCTGGTTGGTGCGGACATTCAGTTTTTCATCAATGGCCAAGCCGCGGGCGGCGTCACCGGCTCGGACGGCCGCGCGCATATCCAGCTCGACAACAGAACCGATGTCGTCAGCGTGACGGTGACTTACGCGGGCGAGAGCCAATCGGAAAAGCTCGGCCAGAACCAAGACACTTTCGAATTTCGTTTTGCGCATGTTGCGCTGGAGGCGCCCTCATTTATGGAAAAGCATTTGGCGTTGTTTATTGGGCTCGCGCTGGTCGTGTTGTCGGTCGTGCTGGCGTTCTTCTTCAAAGACCCCTCCGCGCTGCAGACGCGCATTATTCTCGCGGTGCTGGCGCTCGGCGGCGGCGCGGTCGCGACCGAGATCACCGGGATGCTGAAGGTTGACTTGAATCTCGGGCAGAAGCTCGTCGTCGCGGCAACCGGCGCGCTGGCGATCTTCGTGATCCTGTATCTCGTCGTCCCGGCTTAG
- a CDS encoding ABC transporter permease subunit, producing the protein MEVFLQQLIYGITLGSIYGLIAIGYTMVFGIIGMVNFAHGDVFMVSTFIALIAFLLLTSVVGLGSIVIALFVVLVLAMGFTALVSWSIERFAYRPLRGSFRLAPLISAIGMSIFLMNFVQVAQGPRNKAIPDLVQGQIVLINSPTYPVTISYKQLIIWIVTAILLGLFWYLVSRTALGRAQRACEQDPKMAALLGINVNRTISITFMLGAALAAVAGTLYLIRYNSVNFADGFIPGVKAFTAAVLGGIGSLPGAVIGGLLIGLIEVMWAEYFSTDYKDVASFAVLAIMLIFLPQGLLGRPDVEKV; encoded by the coding sequence GTGGAAGTGTTTTTGCAGCAGCTGATCTATGGGATCACGCTCGGCTCGATCTATGGGCTCATCGCCATCGGCTACACGATGGTGTTCGGCATCATCGGCATGGTCAACTTCGCGCATGGCGACGTCTTCATGGTGTCGACCTTCATCGCGCTGATCGCATTTCTCTTGCTCACGTCTGTCGTCGGCCTAGGCTCGATCGTCATCGCGCTGTTCGTCGTCCTCGTGCTCGCGATGGGCTTCACGGCGCTGGTCAGCTGGTCGATCGAGCGCTTCGCGTACCGGCCGCTGCGCGGCTCGTTCCGTCTCGCGCCGCTGATCTCGGCGATCGGCATGTCGATCTTCCTGATGAATTTCGTTCAGGTCGCGCAAGGACCGCGCAACAAGGCGATCCCGGATCTGGTGCAGGGCCAGATCGTTCTCATCAACTCGCCGACCTACCCGGTGACGATCTCCTACAAGCAGCTGATCATCTGGATCGTCACCGCGATTCTGCTCGGGCTGTTCTGGTATCTCGTCTCGCGCACGGCGCTTGGCCGCGCGCAGCGTGCATGCGAGCAGGACCCGAAGATGGCCGCCCTGCTCGGCATCAATGTCAACCGCACGATCTCGATCACCTTCATGCTCGGTGCAGCGCTCGCGGCCGTTGCCGGCACGCTCTATCTCATCCGCTACAACTCGGTGAATTTCGCCGACGGCTTCATTCCGGGCGTGAAGGCTTTCACGGCCGCGGTGCTCGGCGGCATCGGGTCTCTCCCCGGGGCGGTGATCGGCGGCCTTCTGATCGGGCTCATCGAAGTGATGTGGGCCGAATACTTCTCGACCGACTATAAGGACGTCGCATCCTTCGCGGTGCTGGCGATCATGCTGATCTTCCTGCCGCAAGGTCTGCTCGGCCGCCCGGACGTGGAGAAGGTCTGA
- the pcaD gene encoding 3-oxoadipate enol-lactonase produces the protein MPMITADDGARLNVKVEGPDNAPVLMLSNSLGTDLAMWDVQAPEFSRHFRLVRYDRRGHGKSDAPKGPYSMQRLGRDVIAILDALKIKKTNWCGLSMGGMVGMWLAANAPGRVDRIVLSNTACRYPNGDLWNDRIRTVSEKGTAAIVNGSMERWFTQGYRERAPDKVKPFHKQFLKTNAGGYVACCQAIRDMDQSESIRGITAPTLIIAGSQDAATTPRDAEYIQARIKGSELKMLDAAHISNVEQSEAYTATVLKHLHG, from the coding sequence ATGCCGATGATCACTGCCGACGATGGCGCGCGTCTCAATGTCAAAGTCGAAGGCCCGGACAACGCGCCGGTGCTGATGCTATCGAACTCGCTCGGCACCGACCTTGCGATGTGGGACGTGCAGGCGCCCGAGTTCTCCCGGCACTTTCGCCTCGTGCGCTACGACCGGCGTGGTCACGGCAAGTCCGATGCGCCGAAAGGCCCCTATTCGATGCAGCGGCTCGGCCGCGACGTGATCGCGATTTTGGATGCACTGAAGATCAAAAAGACGAACTGGTGCGGGCTCTCGATGGGCGGCATGGTCGGCATGTGGCTCGCCGCCAACGCGCCCGGCCGCGTCGATCGCATCGTGCTGTCGAACACCGCATGCCGCTATCCGAACGGTGACCTCTGGAACGACCGCATTCGCACCGTGTCGGAAAAAGGCACCGCCGCGATCGTCAACGGCTCGATGGAGCGCTGGTTCACGCAAGGCTACCGCGAGCGCGCGCCCGATAAGGTGAAGCCTTTCCACAAGCAGTTCCTGAAGACGAATGCGGGCGGCTATGTCGCGTGCTGTCAGGCGATCCGCGACATGGATCAGAGCGAAAGCATTCGCGGCATCACGGCGCCGACGCTGATCATCGCCGGCTCGCAGGACGCCGCGACGACGCCAAGGGATGCCGAGTATATTCAGGCACGCATCAAAGGTTCTGAGCTGAAGATGCTCGACGCCGCGCATATTTCGAATGTCGAGCAGTCGGAGGCCTACACGGCGACCGTGCTCAAGCATCTGCACGGCTAA
- a CDS encoding LysR family transcriptional regulator — protein MPIRFDLTDLRLFVHVAEAGSITHGAARANMTLASASERISAMEGALGAPLLERNRRGIRLTSAGTVLLHHAWIVSQQLEHMRGDLDSFGKGLTGHVRLLSNIGAMEFLPVPLAAFLSAHPNIHIDLEHYGSGEIMRAIAAGRGDIGIVGETVDPSAELESFPFAEIRLVLVTPLRHPLSRHRKLAFREALDHEFIGFGVGSPMQDLLNYHAFRAGRRFKLRIRLNESNLMCQMVEKGIGLAILPETAARRSQRSMAIRVIPLTDTWALRQLRICMRSFGSLPAHAQRLAEFLRAPTPVA, from the coding sequence ATGCCCATAAGGTTCGATCTGACCGACCTGCGATTGTTCGTGCACGTCGCCGAAGCCGGCAGCATTACGCATGGGGCCGCGCGCGCGAACATGACGCTGGCGTCGGCGAGTGAACGTATCAGCGCTATGGAAGGTGCCCTCGGCGCTCCGCTCCTGGAAAGGAATCGCCGTGGCATTCGGCTGACTTCAGCAGGAACAGTGCTCCTGCATCATGCGTGGATTGTCTCGCAGCAGCTGGAGCACATGCGCGGTGACCTGGACAGTTTCGGGAAGGGGCTGACGGGGCATGTACGCCTGCTGTCGAATATCGGCGCGATGGAATTTCTGCCCGTACCCCTGGCGGCCTTTCTCTCGGCCCATCCGAATATCCACATCGACCTTGAGCATTATGGAAGCGGCGAAATTATGCGGGCAATTGCCGCGGGCCGCGGCGATATCGGCATTGTCGGCGAGACGGTTGATCCAAGCGCGGAGCTGGAAAGTTTTCCGTTCGCGGAGATACGCCTGGTTCTGGTGACGCCGTTGCGGCATCCGCTCAGCCGGCATCGTAAACTCGCGTTCCGCGAAGCTCTAGATCATGAATTCATCGGCTTTGGCGTTGGCAGCCCGATGCAGGATTTGTTGAACTATCATGCCTTCCGCGCCGGTCGCCGGTTCAAGCTGCGCATCCGCCTCAACGAGTCGAACCTGATGTGTCAGATGGTCGAGAAGGGCATTGGTCTCGCTATCCTGCCCGAAACAGCAGCGCGGCGTTCCCAGCGTTCAATGGCTATCCGCGTCATCCCTCTTACGGACACTTGGGCTCTTCGCCAGCTGCGGATCTGCATGCGAAGTTTTGGCTCGCTGCCCGCGCATGCTCAAAGGCTGGCCGAGTTTTTGAGGGCCCCCACGCCGGTGGCTTGA
- a CDS encoding helix-turn-helix domain-containing protein: MSAQALPLFHLYGDPPDDHAFDFIHVETLFSRSAVNDWVILAHRHRNLFQVMVIEQGGGEMTYESATLPLEGPSINLVPPTIVHGYRFRPETTSGYVVSFTEDVVQSQGERQNDVLGALRRLAQDPVLLLDDNAREKLSGLCRAMLDEHLLARPGYRLAMRAHLALFAVEIVRSAQSRQRSGMVTLRPTDATVDTLRALIEENFRSERLVAFYADKLAMTPDRLNDHVKRTAGVTAGHLIRQRVLTEAKRQLVFTTLAIHDIAYQLAFSDPSHFTRFFRKQTGTTPQAFRESRGG; this comes from the coding sequence ATGTCCGCTCAAGCGCTGCCGCTGTTTCATCTCTACGGCGATCCGCCGGACGATCACGCGTTCGACTTCATCCATGTCGAAACGCTGTTCTCCCGCTCGGCCGTCAACGACTGGGTGATCCTCGCGCACCGGCATCGCAATCTGTTCCAGGTGATGGTGATCGAGCAGGGCGGCGGCGAGATGACTTACGAGTCCGCGACGTTGCCGCTCGAAGGGCCGAGCATCAACCTCGTGCCGCCGACCATCGTGCACGGCTATCGCTTCCGCCCGGAGACGACGTCCGGCTACGTCGTATCCTTCACCGAAGACGTGGTGCAGAGCCAGGGCGAGCGGCAGAACGATGTGCTCGGCGCGCTGCGACGTCTCGCACAAGACCCGGTCCTGCTGCTCGACGACAACGCGCGCGAAAAGCTCTCCGGATTGTGCCGCGCGATGCTCGACGAGCATCTCCTCGCGCGCCCCGGCTATCGCCTTGCGATGCGCGCTCATCTGGCGCTCTTCGCCGTCGAGATCGTGCGCTCCGCGCAAAGCCGCCAACGCTCCGGCATGGTGACGTTGCGCCCGACCGACGCCACCGTCGACACCTTGCGCGCTCTGATCGAAGAAAATTTCCGCAGCGAGCGCCTCGTCGCATTCTATGCCGACAAGCTCGCGATGACGCCGGACCGCCTCAACGATCACGTCAAGCGCACCGCTGGCGTCACCGCCGGGCATCTCATTCGCCAGCGCGTACTCACCGAGGCGAAACGCCAGCTCGTCTTCACGACGCTCGCGATCCACGACATCGCGTATCAGCTCGCCTTCTCGGACCCGTCGCACTTCACGCGCTTCTTCCGCAAGCAGACCGGCACGACGCCGCAGGCGTTTCGCGAAAGCCGTGGCGGCTAA
- a CDS encoding tripartite tricarboxylate transporter substrate-binding protein: MMAISIARSGIAALAFAAIALPAAAAFPERPITLIVPFAAGGPGDTVVRLVGGHMARTLGQPIVVENAAGAGGTSAINRAAQASADGYTIVLGNMGTHGAAPAQYPDLQYDPAKDFAPIGLMVNTPIVIVARANFPANNLREFVDHVRKNQDKIVEAHAGVGSVSHTTCTLLQSIIGTKTARVAYRGTGPSMNDLIAGHVDFGCDQIVNVAPHIQAGTLKAFGVATAERSAVIKDVPTTSESGLPEFEVSAWIALFAPKSTPKHVVGKLNDALVKALDDEGIRARLLNLGSEIPDRAARTPDALQALVVREVARWTPVLKSAAQ; the protein is encoded by the coding sequence ATGATGGCGATCAGTATCGCTAGATCAGGGATAGCCGCGTTGGCGTTTGCTGCCATAGCTCTTCCTGCGGCGGCCGCTTTCCCCGAACGGCCGATTACCCTGATCGTTCCGTTTGCCGCCGGCGGCCCTGGCGATACGGTCGTGCGCCTCGTCGGGGGCCATATGGCGAGGACACTGGGCCAACCGATCGTCGTAGAGAATGCTGCCGGAGCGGGCGGCACGAGCGCAATCAACCGTGCCGCGCAGGCGAGCGCAGATGGGTACACGATCGTGTTGGGCAACATGGGAACACATGGTGCAGCGCCGGCCCAGTATCCCGACCTGCAATATGATCCAGCCAAGGACTTTGCTCCGATCGGACTGATGGTCAACACGCCGATCGTGATTGTCGCTAGGGCGAATTTTCCAGCCAACAATCTCCGCGAGTTCGTCGACCACGTGAGAAAGAACCAAGACAAGATCGTCGAAGCGCATGCTGGCGTCGGCTCGGTTTCTCATACGACATGCACTCTTCTCCAATCGATCATCGGGACGAAGACTGCTCGAGTGGCTTACCGCGGCACAGGGCCGTCGATGAACGACCTGATTGCGGGACACGTCGATTTTGGCTGCGACCAGATTGTAAACGTGGCCCCGCATATTCAAGCAGGCACGCTCAAGGCGTTCGGTGTTGCGACGGCCGAACGGTCAGCGGTTATAAAGGATGTCCCAACGACCAGCGAGAGCGGCCTGCCGGAATTCGAGGTCTCCGCCTGGATTGCGCTGTTTGCGCCTAAAAGCACGCCAAAGCACGTAGTCGGCAAACTGAACGACGCGCTCGTGAAAGCCCTTGATGACGAAGGAATACGCGCGCGGCTACTCAATCTCGGCAGCGAAATCCCTGATCGAGCAGCTCGCACGCCTGATGCGCTACAAGCGTTGGTCGTTCGTGAAGTCGCCCGTTGGACGCCGGTGCTGAAGAGTGCCGCTCAATGA
- a CDS encoding 4-hydroxyphenylacetate 3-hydroxylase N-terminal domain-containing protein encodes MTVQRPESLISGKQRPFTSAEYLESLRDGREIWIYGERVNDVTTHPAFRNAARSVGRLYDALHDPASRDVMTGPTDTGSGGYTHKFFKVARTQDDLKGQRQAIAHWARQSYGWMGRSPDYKAALMNTLGANHEFYGKFSDNAKAWYRRSQEAVLFMNHAIVNPPVDRFKADQVRDVFVTIQKETDAGIVVSGAKVVATASALTHYNFLGQNAAMPSTDPDLAVMFIVPMNAPGVKLICRTSYEMQASVMGSPYDYPLSSRFDENDAIFVLDNVLIPWEDVLIHRDTEKIKTFYPRSGFTNNFQMQACTRLAVKLDFIAGITAKALRAAGSDEFRGNQAMLGEIIAWRNLFWAVSDAMTLNPVPWVGDTILPNPQAGQSYRVFAGDAYSRCKEIVQKIIASSLIYLPSSVRDFSNPDIDKYLAKYVRGSYGIDYKERIKTMKLLWDAIGTEFGGRHELYELNYAGNHEDIRIQCLWNARSAGTLDGMIGLAEQCMADYDENGWTDETWINPDDVSALGRRT; translated from the coding sequence ATGACTGTTCAGCGCCCCGAGTCGCTCATTTCCGGCAAGCAGCGCCCGTTCACCAGCGCCGAATACCTTGAGAGCCTGCGCGATGGCCGCGAGATCTGGATTTACGGCGAGCGCGTCAACGACGTGACGACGCATCCGGCCTTCCGTAACGCGGCGCGGTCCGTCGGCCGGCTCTACGATGCCCTGCACGACCCCGCGAGCCGCGACGTGATGACAGGCCCGACCGACACGGGCTCGGGCGGCTACACGCACAAGTTCTTCAAGGTCGCGCGCACGCAGGACGATCTCAAAGGTCAGCGCCAGGCGATCGCGCATTGGGCGCGGCAATCCTACGGCTGGATGGGACGCTCGCCGGATTACAAAGCCGCGCTGATGAATACGCTCGGCGCCAATCACGAATTCTACGGCAAGTTTTCCGACAACGCGAAGGCTTGGTATCGGCGCAGCCAGGAGGCCGTGCTGTTCATGAACCACGCGATCGTCAATCCACCGGTCGATCGCTTCAAGGCCGATCAGGTGCGCGACGTCTTCGTCACCATCCAAAAGGAGACCGACGCCGGCATCGTCGTCTCGGGCGCCAAGGTCGTCGCGACCGCGTCCGCGCTGACGCACTACAACTTCCTCGGCCAGAACGCCGCGATGCCGTCGACCGACCCGGACCTCGCCGTGATGTTCATCGTGCCGATGAATGCGCCCGGCGTGAAACTGATCTGCCGCACGTCCTACGAGATGCAGGCGAGCGTGATGGGCTCGCCCTACGACTATCCGCTCTCGTCGCGCTTCGACGAGAATGACGCGATCTTCGTGCTCGACAACGTCCTCATCCCCTGGGAGGACGTGCTGATCCATCGCGACACCGAGAAGATCAAGACCTTCTATCCGCGCTCCGGCTTCACCAATAACTTCCAGATGCAGGCCTGCACGCGCCTCGCCGTAAAGCTCGACTTCATCGCGGGCATCACCGCCAAGGCGCTGCGCGCGGCGGGCTCCGACGAATTCCGCGGTAACCAGGCGATGCTCGGCGAGATCATCGCGTGGCGCAATCTCTTCTGGGCAGTGTCGGACGCGATGACGCTCAATCCGGTGCCGTGGGTCGGCGATACGATCCTGCCGAACCCGCAAGCCGGGCAGAGCTACCGCGTCTTCGCCGGCGACGCTTACTCGCGCTGCAAGGAGATCGTGCAGAAGATCATCGCATCGTCGCTGATCTATCTGCCGTCTTCGGTCCGCGACTTCTCCAATCCGGACATCGACAAATACCTCGCGAAGTACGTCCGTGGTTCGTACGGCATCGACTACAAGGAGCGCATCAAGACGATGAAGCTCCTGTGGGACGCAATCGGCACCGAGTTCGGCGGCCGCCACGAACTCTACGAACTCAATTACGCGGGCAACCACGAAGACATCCGCATTCAATGTCTGTGGAATGCGCGCTCGGCCGGCACGCTCGACGGCATGATCGGCCTTGCCGAGCAGTGCATGGCCGATTACGACGAGAACGGCTGGACGGACGAAACCTGGATCAACCCGGACGACGTTTCGGCTCTCGGCCGCCGTACCTAG
- a CDS encoding CoxG family protein, with protein MAMVMNGEVQLAAPRDEVWKKLNDPAVLKACIPGCESLDVTGENQFSAVAVNKIGPVKAKFKGTVNLTDLDPPNGYKISGQGDGGIAGFAKGGASVNLKDADGGGTILVYNVDAQIGGKLAQLGQRLVNGAAKKLADQFFEKFAAAVKGGA; from the coding sequence ATGGCGATGGTCATGAACGGTGAAGTCCAACTCGCGGCACCCCGCGACGAGGTCTGGAAGAAACTCAACGACCCCGCCGTGCTCAAGGCCTGCATTCCGGGCTGTGAGTCGCTCGATGTCACGGGTGAGAACCAATTCTCGGCTGTCGCCGTGAACAAGATCGGCCCCGTGAAGGCGAAGTTCAAAGGCACCGTGAACCTCACCGATCTTGATCCGCCGAACGGCTACAAGATTTCGGGGCAGGGCGATGGCGGCATTGCGGGCTTCGCGAAAGGCGGCGCATCCGTGAATCTGAAAGACGCCGATGGCGGCGGCACGATCCTCGTTTACAACGTCGATGCGCAGATCGGCGGCAAGCTTGCGCAGCTCGGTCAGCGGCTCGTCAACGGCGCCGCAAAAAAGCTCGCGGATCAATTCTTCGAGAAATTTGCCGCAGCCGTAAAGGGCGGCGCGTAA
- the pcaC gene encoding 4-carboxymuconolactone decarboxylase, with product MTDEKARYEQGMTKRRKVLGDAWVDRSLKNKNPLTAEFQELITRYAWGEIWTRPHYDERTRRVLVIGTLIALGSWDEFQLHVRAALTEGGFTADDIKEIILQQAIYVGVPAANHAFKEAAAIIAELK from the coding sequence ATGACCGACGAGAAAGCGCGCTACGAACAGGGCATGACGAAGCGCCGCAAGGTGCTCGGCGACGCGTGGGTCGACCGCTCGCTCAAGAACAAGAACCCGCTCACGGCCGAATTCCAGGAGCTGATCACGCGCTACGCGTGGGGTGAGATCTGGACGCGGCCGCATTACGACGAGCGCACACGCCGCGTGCTCGTGATCGGGACGCTGATCGCGCTCGGCTCGTGGGACGAATTCCAGCTGCACGTTCGCGCGGCGCTGACCGAAGGCGGCTTCACGGCCGACGACATCAAAGAGATCATTCTGCAGCAAGCGATTTATGTCGGCGTGCCGGCGGCGAACCACGCGTTCAAGGAGGCTGCCGCGATCATCGCGGAATTGAAGTAG
- a CDS encoding flavin reductase, whose protein sequence is MSWIDQRPDDAMAGAFDAVAPESAQTVDPVIFREAMSRLGAAVHVVTTGGTAGRAGVTVTAVASVSDQPPTILVCLNRRSGSNTIFRTNGVFCVNTLGAADEQLADLFAGRTGVAGEERFAPDDWSKLTTGAPVFNRAVIAFDCRVIDVKAVATHNVYFATVEAIRTGPSGPVLVYHERAYKSV, encoded by the coding sequence ATGAGCTGGATCGACCAGCGGCCCGACGACGCCATGGCGGGCGCCTTCGATGCGGTTGCCCCCGAAAGTGCTCAGACAGTCGATCCGGTGATTTTCCGCGAGGCGATGTCTCGCCTCGGTGCTGCGGTTCACGTCGTCACGACGGGCGGAACAGCGGGCAGGGCGGGCGTCACCGTGACGGCAGTCGCGTCAGTGTCCGATCAGCCGCCGACGATCCTCGTCTGCCTCAACCGCCGCAGTGGGTCGAACACGATCTTCCGCACCAACGGCGTCTTCTGCGTCAATACGCTCGGCGCCGCCGACGAGCAGCTCGCCGATCTGTTCGCGGGCCGTACCGGCGTTGCGGGCGAGGAGCGTTTTGCGCCCGATGATTGGTCGAAACTGACGACCGGCGCACCGGTTTTCAATCGCGCCGTGATCGCTTTCGACTGCCGTGTCATAGACGTGAAAGCCGTCGCGACCCACAACGTTTACTTCGCGACCGTGGAGGCGATCCGCACCGGCCCATCAGGCCCGGTGCTCGTCTATCACGAGCGCGCTTACAAGAGCGTTTGA